One Acidimicrobiales bacterium DNA window includes the following coding sequences:
- a CDS encoding NAD+ synthase: MSSVDENGRLRVALCQLDGVVGDLDGNVERISAALDTATAAGCDLAVFPELAISGYPPEDLLLKPRFVADCASALEKLAQRTGDCVAVIGSPHSDDRGVANAAAVCARGGVVGMVHKTNLPNYGVFDEERYFVAGSPDTLFSVDGIVVGISICEDMWVDDGAVDRLVAAGARMILNLNASPFRAGKHDRRLEVARRRLAGAGVPLVYVNTVGGQDSLVFDGTSFVLDAVGEVVARAKRFAEDVLVVDVEAGAARPTLLPVTEVPATRLSTASAPSAPRHEELTGGIAEIYDAVVCGTRDYVLKNGFDKVCIGLSGGIDSSVVAVVAATALGPAAVHGILMPSRHSSDHSVDDALALCENLGITHDVVSIEAAHTAYEAMFTDLFGDRDPNLTDENLQSRLRGVLLMAVANENGWLVLTTGNKSELAVGYSTLYGDTAGAFAVISDVWKLGVYELAREHNRRAGSEVIPVTVIDKAPSAELRPDQRDDQSLPPYEVLDPVLEALVEHDKTPADLVAEGHEASFVHRIARLVDIAEYKRRQSPLGPKVSAKAFVRDRRMPITNHYRGVGGR, encoded by the coding sequence GTGTCATCGGTCGACGAGAACGGGCGCCTGCGGGTAGCGCTGTGCCAGCTCGACGGGGTCGTCGGCGACCTCGACGGCAACGTCGAACGGATCTCGGCCGCGCTCGACACAGCGACGGCCGCAGGCTGTGATCTCGCCGTGTTCCCCGAGTTGGCCATCTCGGGGTACCCGCCCGAGGATCTGCTCCTGAAGCCGCGCTTCGTCGCGGACTGCGCGTCCGCCCTCGAGAAGCTGGCCCAGCGCACCGGCGACTGTGTTGCCGTCATCGGTTCACCCCACAGTGACGATCGCGGCGTGGCCAACGCCGCGGCGGTCTGTGCCCGGGGTGGCGTCGTCGGGATGGTCCACAAGACGAACCTCCCCAACTACGGGGTGTTCGACGAGGAGCGCTACTTCGTCGCCGGTTCACCGGACACGCTCTTCTCCGTCGACGGGATAGTGGTCGGCATCTCGATCTGCGAGGACATGTGGGTCGACGATGGCGCCGTAGACCGCCTCGTGGCCGCGGGTGCACGCATGATTCTGAACCTGAACGCGTCGCCGTTCCGCGCGGGCAAGCACGACCGTCGCCTCGAGGTCGCCCGCCGTCGACTGGCCGGAGCCGGCGTCCCACTCGTCTACGTGAACACGGTCGGGGGGCAGGATTCGCTGGTTTTCGACGGCACCTCGTTCGTGCTCGACGCGGTCGGCGAGGTCGTCGCCCGCGCGAAGCGCTTCGCGGAGGACGTCCTGGTCGTCGACGTGGAGGCGGGCGCGGCCCGGCCCACTCTCCTGCCCGTCACCGAGGTCCCGGCGACGCGTCTCTCCACCGCGTCGGCGCCTTCGGCTCCCCGCCACGAGGAACTGACCGGCGGCATCGCGGAGATCTACGACGCGGTGGTGTGCGGTACCCGCGACTACGTGCTCAAGAACGGATTCGACAAGGTCTGCATCGGACTGTCCGGCGGCATCGACTCTTCGGTCGTCGCCGTGGTGGCCGCGACCGCGCTCGGGCCCGCAGCGGTGCACGGGATCCTGATGCCGTCGCGGCACTCCTCGGACCACTCGGTGGACGACGCCCTCGCCCTGTGTGAGAACCTCGGCATCACCCACGACGTCGTGTCCATCGAGGCCGCGCACACCGCCTACGAGGCGATGTTCACCGACCTCTTCGGCGACCGCGATCCCAACCTCACAGACGAGAACCTGCAGTCCCGTCTGCGCGGTGTCCTGCTCATGGCCGTGGCCAACGAGAACGGCTGGCTCGTGCTCACCACGGGCAACAAGAGCGAGTTGGCGGTCGGCTACTCGACCCTCTACGGCGACACGGCCGGCGCCTTCGCCGTGATCAGCGACGTGTGGAAGCTCGGTGTCTACGAGCTCGCACGTGAACACAACCGCCGGGCCGGCAGCGAGGTGATCCCGGTCACGGTGATCGACAAGGCACCGTCGGCCGAGCTGCGACCCGACCAACGCGACGACCAGTCGCTGCCTCCCTACGAGGTCCTCGATCCTGTGCTCGAGGCGCTCGTCGAACACGACAAGACGCCCGCGGACCTCGTCGCCGAGGGACACGAGGCGAGCTTCGTGCACCGCATCGCCCGTCTCGTCGACATCGCCGAGTACAAGCGGCGTCAGAGCCCGCTGGGGCCCAAGGTCAGCGCTAAGGCGTTCGTGCGTGACCGACGCATGCCCATCACCAACCACTACCGCGGCGTCGGCGGACGGTGA
- a CDS encoding type II toxin-antitoxin system HicB family antitoxin: MTTCTARYERDAEGNWLAELAEEPRVHTWARSLATTRAKIREAAELWFDIDELVVIDEYPTWVTSPLDLALPAREEAERVLEAAATATLEAVRELTDNGLSRRDVADLLGISFQRVQQLVDQAQRAAPA, from the coding sequence ATGACCACCTGCACCGCCCGCTACGAACGAGACGCCGAGGGCAACTGGCTGGCCGAGCTCGCCGAGGAACCGCGCGTCCACACCTGGGCGCGCAGCCTCGCGACCACCCGGGCCAAGATCCGTGAGGCCGCCGAGCTGTGGTTCGACATCGACGAGCTCGTCGTCATCGACGAGTACCCGACGTGGGTCACCTCGCCCCTGGATCTCGCCCTACCTGCCCGCGAGGAAGCCGAGAGGGTCCTCGAAGCGGCGGCGACTGCGACCCTCGAAGCGGTTCGCGAACTCACCGACAACGGGCTCTCACGCCGAGACGTCGCCGACCTGCTCGGTATCTCCTTTCAGCGGGTCCAGCAGTTGGTCGACCAGGCGCAGCGCGCTGCCCCAGCATGA